A genomic segment from Polyangium mundeleinium encodes:
- a CDS encoding sigma factor-like helix-turn-helix DNA-binding protein: protein MKDALDRAAARWPDLPLPDAAFEAALSARILEGEGLDSLHVEDLFLAHHAGRGNAAAVAVVMKLVDPLRVELRRTGADEQLVRDVLAELPAELIAPRADAPPRILGYTGKGPLGGWLRVVAVRAVVERRRRASERPTEALVVEQVAAEHDPELDLLRHRYTRELQAGFAEAFAALTPDQRLLLRQHHVDGLSIDRLAALHGVHRATAARRVAAAREALFEGVRAALVKELGIGNETFDSIVRLVRSEVSIHLSRYV from the coding sequence ATGAAGGACGCGCTCGATCGGGCCGCGGCCAGGTGGCCGGACCTTCCCCTACCCGATGCGGCGTTCGAAGCAGCGCTGTCCGCGCGCATTCTCGAGGGAGAAGGGCTCGATTCCCTTCACGTCGAGGACCTCTTTCTCGCCCACCACGCCGGCAGAGGAAACGCGGCGGCCGTCGCCGTCGTCATGAAGCTCGTCGATCCGCTCCGCGTCGAGCTACGGCGTACAGGCGCGGACGAGCAGCTCGTCCGCGACGTCCTTGCCGAGCTCCCCGCCGAGCTGATCGCGCCGCGCGCCGACGCGCCGCCTCGGATCCTCGGCTACACGGGCAAGGGCCCGCTCGGGGGGTGGCTCCGCGTGGTGGCCGTCCGCGCCGTGGTGGAGCGCCGGCGGCGTGCATCCGAGCGCCCCACCGAGGCGCTGGTCGTCGAGCAGGTCGCGGCCGAGCACGATCCCGAGCTCGACCTCCTGCGCCATCGCTACACGCGGGAGCTTCAGGCCGGCTTCGCCGAAGCCTTCGCCGCGCTCACCCCGGACCAGCGCCTGCTCCTTCGGCAGCACCATGTCGATGGTCTGTCGATCGATCGGCTCGCTGCGCTTCACGGTGTGCATCGCGCCACGGCGGCCCGGCGCGTCGCCGCCGCGCGCGAGGCCCTGTTCGAAGGGGTGCGGGCGGCGCTCGTCAAGGAGCTTGGCATCGGCAACGAGACCTTCGACAGCATCGTCCGGCTCGTCCGCAGCGAGGTCTCGATTCACCTGTCCCGGTATGTGTGA
- a CDS encoding glutathionylspermidine synthase family protein, protein MSRAAQAEAPPRPSPLRAGPALDPAAFHEIRRTMELSCFKWDVQVGDTTALAPFPLLLDAATWTHLADLAERLTQETLATERELLHRPALQRRISLPRALQRLFRRGAPPTPAAARVMRFDFHFTTEGWRVSEVNSDVPGGYTEATHLPALMAGFFPGTRAAGDPTKQLVDALLRAAPDLGTLALLSAPGFMEDHQVIAHLARKLRDRGAAAVCASPDHVRFHDGRAHLVSARQGGPLGAVVRFYQAEWLPRLPSAVEWAPLFVGGRTPVCNPGIAALSESKRLPLVWDELGARQNTWRRLLPETRDPRDAPWARDDGWILKSAYCNTGDTVSMRPHMTPLQWARLAFRVSLAPSGWVAQRRFVTVPLETPLGPRLPCIGVYTVDGRAAGVYGRVTEKPFIDAAATDVAVLIAETDA, encoded by the coding sequence ATGAGCCGCGCGGCGCAGGCCGAAGCCCCTCCGCGCCCTTCTCCCCTCCGCGCCGGCCCCGCGCTCGATCCCGCGGCCTTTCACGAGATCCGTCGCACGATGGAGCTCTCTTGCTTCAAATGGGACGTGCAGGTCGGCGATACCACGGCCCTCGCCCCCTTCCCGCTGCTCCTCGACGCGGCCACGTGGACCCACCTCGCCGACCTCGCCGAGCGCCTGACACAGGAGACGCTCGCGACCGAGCGGGAGCTCCTTCACCGCCCCGCGCTCCAGCGTCGGATCTCGCTTCCCCGCGCGCTCCAGCGCCTCTTTCGCCGTGGCGCGCCCCCCACGCCGGCTGCGGCGCGGGTGATGCGGTTCGATTTTCATTTCACCACGGAGGGCTGGCGCGTCTCCGAGGTCAACAGCGACGTGCCGGGCGGCTACACCGAGGCGACCCATTTGCCTGCCCTCATGGCCGGCTTTTTCCCGGGCACACGCGCGGCCGGTGATCCCACGAAACAGCTCGTCGATGCGCTCCTCCGCGCGGCTCCGGACCTGGGAACGCTCGCGCTCCTCTCGGCGCCCGGGTTCATGGAGGACCACCAGGTGATCGCCCACCTCGCGCGGAAGCTCCGCGATCGCGGGGCCGCGGCGGTTTGTGCCTCGCCGGATCACGTTCGTTTCCACGACGGGCGGGCGCACCTCGTATCGGCGCGGCAGGGCGGGCCCCTCGGGGCGGTCGTGCGGTTTTACCAGGCGGAGTGGCTCCCTCGCCTGCCGAGCGCCGTGGAATGGGCGCCGCTCTTCGTCGGCGGCCGGACGCCGGTGTGCAATCCGGGAATCGCGGCGCTCAGCGAGAGCAAGCGGCTCCCGCTCGTCTGGGACGAGCTCGGCGCGCGCCAGAACACCTGGCGCCGCTTGCTGCCCGAGACCCGGGATCCCCGGGACGCGCCCTGGGCGCGCGACGACGGATGGATCCTCAAATCGGCCTACTGCAACACCGGCGACACGGTATCCATGCGCCCGCACATGACGCCGCTGCAATGGGCAAGGCTCGCCTTCCGTGTCTCCCTCGCGCCGTCCGGCTGGGTGGCGCAACGCCGGTTCGTGACGGTCCCGCTCGAAACGCCGCTCGGCCCGCGGCTCCCGTGCATTGGCGTCTACACCGTCGACGGCCGCGCCGCGGGCGTGTATGGCCGGGTGACGGAAAAACCATTCATCGACGCTGCGGCGACCGACGTCGCCGTGCTCATCGCGGAGACCGACGCATGA
- a CDS encoding SMI1/KNR4 family protein: MAASKKSDRPQRATAAARRVSAWLQKHASEEVTQLRPPAREASLQALAKALGKPLPPELVAMWKVHDGLPIFEYAGLGAAASRKSRAGLESLRKKGTFDDHEVFEQSTPRVKPVKWHEAWIPIAQDGCGNLYCIDLAPGRAGRVGQVIKWEVAGGPFTTGSADLATVLERYADALESGRFTYLADSGIYDGPYLDLLGDR; this comes from the coding sequence ATGGCTGCCTCCAAGAAATCCGACCGTCCTCAGCGCGCCACCGCGGCGGCGCGGCGCGTCTCGGCCTGGCTCCAGAAGCACGCATCCGAGGAAGTCACGCAGCTCCGCCCGCCGGCCCGGGAGGCCTCTTTGCAGGCGCTCGCGAAGGCCCTCGGCAAGCCGCTCCCGCCCGAGCTCGTGGCGATGTGGAAGGTCCATGATGGCCTGCCGATCTTCGAGTATGCGGGCCTCGGCGCGGCCGCATCGAGGAAGAGCCGCGCCGGGCTCGAATCCCTGCGCAAGAAGGGGACGTTCGACGACCACGAGGTCTTCGAGCAAAGCACCCCGCGCGTAAAACCCGTGAAGTGGCACGAGGCCTGGATTCCCATTGCCCAGGATGGCTGCGGCAATCTCTATTGCATCGACCTCGCGCCGGGCCGCGCGGGCCGCGTCGGGCAGGTCATCAAGTGGGAGGTCGCGGGCGGGCCCTTCACGACCGGCAGCGCCGACCTCGCCACGGTGCTCGAGCGGTACGCGGACGCGCTCGAGAGCGGCCGCTTCACGTATCTCGCCGATTCGGGCATCTACGACGGTCCTTACCTCGATCTCCTCGGCGATCGATGA
- a CDS encoding RCC1 domain-containing protein, translating to MKLNAQWPSPRARLALFVGLQLALLSASCGPRPNEPGGNSASSSASAGGGGGGGGGSGGGGGGGGGSGGGGVGGGGSGGVGGGALCGNGKVDSGESCDREITMGADACPTACSDGNSCTSDTLVGSAASCSASCSFAPISACVGGDGCCPAGCTGASDSDCPSVIAITAGFEHTCALLSSGGMKCWGSNNAGQLGNDAIPQHSPVPVDVQILGAGFSAAEIAAGGGNTCAVSSAGSLACWGADSFGQAYSQGSGVAAVAPGGDHACLLTSTGGVRCWGTNAYGQLGNNSTLQSTVPVDVQGLASGVKAIGASSGFSCALTNAGGVKCWGHSMGPVNQNNNLVPVDKSSLASGVAALAVGGNASDHHLCALLSNGQVKCLGYNALGQLGDGTYQNNDVTSIVVASNIVEIAAGTHHTCALTSGGMVQCWGDNSFGQLGNAYLKINYPVPVEGLTSGVSAITAGGFHTCALLNTGHVKCWGANGNGQVGNNSISQKISAPVDVVGLPD from the coding sequence ATGAAATTGAATGCACAATGGCCGTCCCCGCGAGCCCGGCTCGCGCTGTTCGTGGGGTTGCAGCTCGCACTTCTATCCGCTTCGTGTGGGCCTCGACCGAACGAGCCCGGAGGCAATTCCGCGTCGAGCAGCGCATCGGCCGGCGGCGGTGGTGGTGGCGGTGGCGGTTCGGGGGGCGGTGGTGGTGGCGGTGGCGGTTCGGGGGGCGGTGGCGTCGGCGGTGGCGGCTCGGGGGGCGTCGGCGGAGGCGCGCTCTGCGGAAATGGCAAAGTCGATTCTGGAGAGAGCTGCGACCGCGAGATCACCATGGGGGCTGACGCCTGTCCTACCGCTTGCTCGGATGGGAATAGCTGCACCTCGGACACGCTCGTGGGCAGCGCCGCGAGCTGCAGCGCCTCGTGCAGCTTCGCGCCCATCAGCGCCTGTGTCGGGGGGGACGGCTGTTGCCCGGCTGGGTGCACCGGCGCGAGCGACAGCGATTGTCCGTCCGTGATTGCCATCACCGCCGGGTTCGAGCACACGTGTGCGCTGCTGAGCAGCGGCGGCATGAAATGCTGGGGCTCCAACAATGCCGGACAGCTCGGCAACGACGCGATCCCGCAGCACAGCCCCGTTCCTGTCGACGTTCAGATTCTTGGTGCCGGCTTTTCGGCAGCCGAGATCGCCGCGGGGGGAGGGAACACGTGTGCCGTCTCGAGCGCCGGCAGCCTCGCGTGCTGGGGTGCGGACAGCTTCGGGCAGGCCTACAGCCAGGGCTCGGGGGTCGCGGCGGTCGCGCCCGGCGGGGACCATGCGTGCCTGCTCACGAGCACCGGCGGGGTGCGCTGCTGGGGAACCAATGCCTATGGACAACTCGGCAACAACTCGACCCTCCAGAGCACCGTTCCCGTCGACGTACAAGGCCTCGCTTCGGGCGTGAAGGCCATCGGCGCGAGCTCCGGCTTCAGCTGCGCGCTCACCAATGCCGGGGGCGTCAAATGCTGGGGGCACTCCATGGGGCCGGTGAACCAGAACAACAACCTCGTCCCTGTCGACAAGTCTTCTCTGGCTTCGGGTGTCGCGGCGCTCGCCGTTGGAGGCAACGCGAGCGACCATCACCTCTGCGCGCTGCTGAGCAACGGGCAAGTCAAGTGCCTGGGATACAATGCATTGGGGCAGCTCGGAGATGGCACGTACCAGAACAATGACGTTACTTCCATTGTCGTCGCCTCCAATATCGTGGAGATCGCGGCGGGCACGCACCACACGTGCGCGCTCACCAGCGGAGGCATGGTACAGTGCTGGGGAGACAACTCGTTCGGCCAGCTCGGGAACGCTTACCTGAAGATCAATTATCCGGTCCCCGTCGAGGGGCTCACGTCGGGGGTTTCGGCCATCACCGCGGGTGGCTTTCACACGTGCGCCTTGCTGAACACCGGCCACGTGAAGTGCTGGGGAGCCAACGGCAATGGCCAGGTCGGCAACAACTCGATCTCGCAGAAGATCTCCGCTCCTGTCGACGTCGTGGGCCTACCCGACTAG
- a CDS encoding ATP-binding protein — MRNEAERTERRKRWGDRVPVCVVFIGLPAAGKSTYFRARFVDTHIRINGDMLRTAARERLLVEACLQGGTSFVVDKTNVSRAERARYIDAAHEAGFLVHGYFFESRKDLCLDRNAKRPPHERVPDAAVLGMRSRMELPSREEGFDELSFVRGVEGTWIVEAYR, encoded by the coding sequence ATGCGGAACGAGGCCGAGCGGACCGAACGACGCAAGCGATGGGGCGACCGCGTGCCTGTATGCGTGGTCTTCATCGGGCTGCCCGCGGCCGGAAAGTCGACCTATTTTCGCGCGCGGTTCGTCGACACGCACATCCGCATCAACGGCGACATGCTACGGACGGCGGCTCGGGAGCGGCTGCTCGTCGAAGCATGCCTGCAAGGCGGGACGAGCTTCGTCGTCGACAAGACGAACGTGTCGCGCGCGGAGCGAGCGAGGTACATCGACGCCGCACACGAAGCGGGCTTTTTGGTGCACGGGTATTTCTTCGAGAGCCGCAAGGACCTCTGTCTCGATCGCAACGCGAAGCGCCCGCCGCACGAGCGCGTGCCGGACGCAGCGGTGCTCGGGATGCGATCGAGGATGGAGCTCCCCTCCCGCGAGGAGGGGTTCGACGAGCTCTCTTTCGTGCGCGGGGTGGAGGGGACGTGGATCGTGGAGGCGTATCGCTGA